The following proteins are encoded in a genomic region of Halorussus lipolyticus:
- a CDS encoding APC family permease: MSSQNRAPEAELGLLDATMIGMGAMIGAGIFVLTGLAAEIAGPAAILVFALNGVVTAFTGLSYAELAASIPKSGGGYAFVREVFDDLSSFVMGWMLWFAYMIAGGLYALGFAPNFLELLHVYGMVPPPEQVQAVALPLVDAALPVAVLLAFAAVLLLVAVNAVSTAASGSVETIFTAVKVSILVVFVAFGAVSPMFSTAEFQPLFPQDGGALAVLPAMGLTFIAFEGYDLITTVTEEVENPRENIPKAIFVSLGATVVVYLAVVSVAIGTLGADGLAEAGEAGIAQAATEFMPTGIPVIQNGGAVIVFGAVFSTLTALNAVVIASSRVAFSMGREGQLVSSIGQIHHKYGTPFVAILASAVVMLGSVALPTKSAGNMSSLFFLLSFVVVNVAVIRLRRERPNMHRPYEIPFYPVPPALGILLNLVLTGVLVEYLIRTDPLALGLSVGWILLGGLTYLALDRFRSGSDRDDEQTTELDVTPESDD; the protein is encoded by the coding sequence GGAAATCGCCGGCCCGGCCGCGATTCTGGTGTTCGCGCTCAACGGCGTCGTCACCGCGTTCACCGGTCTCTCGTACGCCGAACTCGCCGCGTCGATTCCCAAGAGCGGCGGCGGGTACGCCTTCGTCCGGGAGGTATTCGACGACCTCTCGTCGTTCGTCATGGGGTGGATGCTCTGGTTCGCCTACATGATTGCCGGTGGACTCTACGCGCTTGGCTTCGCCCCGAACTTCCTCGAACTCCTCCACGTCTACGGTATGGTCCCGCCGCCGGAACAGGTCCAAGCGGTCGCGCTCCCCCTCGTGGACGCCGCGCTCCCGGTAGCGGTTCTGCTGGCGTTCGCGGCGGTCCTCCTGCTCGTGGCGGTCAACGCCGTCTCGACTGCCGCCAGCGGGAGCGTCGAGACGATTTTCACCGCGGTCAAGGTCTCGATTCTCGTCGTGTTCGTCGCGTTCGGTGCGGTTTCGCCGATGTTCTCGACCGCCGAGTTCCAGCCGCTGTTCCCGCAGGACGGAGGCGCGCTCGCCGTCCTCCCGGCGATGGGCCTGACGTTCATCGCGTTCGAGGGCTACGACCTCATCACCACCGTCACCGAGGAGGTCGAGAATCCTCGCGAGAACATCCCGAAAGCCATCTTCGTGAGTCTGGGCGCGACCGTGGTGGTCTATCTGGCCGTGGTGTCGGTCGCAATCGGGACTCTCGGCGCGGACGGACTCGCAGAGGCGGGCGAGGCCGGCATCGCGCAGGCGGCGACCGAGTTCATGCCGACCGGGATTCCCGTCATCCAGAATGGCGGCGCGGTCATCGTCTTCGGGGCGGTGTTCTCGACGCTGACGGCGCTCAACGCGGTCGTCATCGCCTCGTCGCGGGTCGCGTTCTCGATGGGGCGAGAGGGCCAACTGGTGTCGTCTATCGGACAGATTCACCACAAGTACGGCACCCCGTTCGTCGCCATCCTCGCCAGCGCGGTGGTGATGTTGGGGTCGGTCGCGCTCCCGACCAAGAGCGCCGGCAACATGTCGAGTCTGTTCTTCCTGCTGTCGTTCGTCGTGGTCAACGTGGCGGTGATACGACTCCGGCGAGAGCGCCCGAACATGCACCGCCCCTACGAAATTCCGTTCTATCCCGTCCCGCCCGCGCTGGGTATTCTGCTCAATCTGGTCCTGACGGGCGTACTTGTCGAGTACCTGATTCGGACCGACCCGCTGGCGCTGGGCCTCAGCGTCGGGTGGATTCTCCTCGGCGGTCTCACCTACCTCGCGCTCGACCGATTCCGGTCCGGAAGCGACCGAGACGACGAGCAGACGACCGAACTTGACGTGACGCCAGAGTCAGATGATTGA
- a CDS encoding potassium channel family protein, whose amino-acid sequence MTKDLKVIVAGGGRVGFQTAELLADRGHDVTIIEQRTDIVEQIADEWVATVIEGDATNPDIIEQAGVEDADAIAALTGVTGLNLAVCMAAKELSPGIRTVARIERSAGESYTRFVDAVVFPERAGARLAANEIVGSDVQTLSDVTGALDIMLIRVHEESPAAGKRLADVRFPSGALVVSDADGERIAGSDTTLTAGKRYVVAVEPAVADEVMNLMRG is encoded by the coding sequence ATGACGAAAGACCTCAAAGTAATCGTCGCTGGCGGCGGCCGCGTCGGGTTCCAGACGGCGGAACTCCTCGCGGACCGCGGCCACGACGTGACGATAATCGAACAGCGAACCGACATCGTGGAACAGATAGCCGACGAGTGGGTCGCCACGGTCATCGAGGGCGACGCGACCAACCCCGACATCATCGAGCAGGCCGGCGTCGAGGACGCCGACGCCATCGCGGCGCTGACGGGCGTCACGGGCCTGAATCTCGCGGTCTGCATGGCCGCCAAGGAACTGTCTCCGGGCATCCGGACCGTGGCGCGCATCGAACGCTCCGCGGGCGAGTCCTACACCCGATTCGTGGACGCGGTGGTCTTCCCCGAGCGCGCCGGTGCCCGACTCGCGGCGAACGAAATCGTCGGGAGCGACGTGCAGACGCTCTCGGACGTGACCGGCGCGCTCGACATCATGCTAATTCGGGTACACGAGGAGTCCCCGGCCGCCGGGAAGCGCCTCGCCGACGTTCGATTCCCGTCGGGTGCGCTGGTCGTCTCGGACGCTGACGGCGAGCGCATCGCCGGGAGCGACACCACCCTGACCGCGGGCAAGCGGTACGTCGTCGCGGTCGAACCCGCGGTGGCCGATGAGGTCATGAACCTCATGCGCGGGTGA